A region of the Nocardia asteroides genome:
GCGCAGTTCATCGCGACCGGGCCGAGCGTGGACCAGCCCGCCGCTTCGTAGATCACCGCCTGCTCGACGTGGGTCAGTCCGCGCCCGCCGAGCGCTTCGGGCGCCTGCACGGTGAGCAGCTTCTCGGCGCGCGCGAGTTCGACGAGTTCCTGGCGCAGCTCGTCGGTCGGGCCGTGCGCGGTCAGGCGCGGGTCGCGCTCGTAGGGGACGATCTTGTCGATGACGAATCGGCGTACTCGATCGCGTTCGGCGGCGAGTTCGGCGGGAATCGCGAAGTCGATCATCGTTGGTCACCATTCGTTCGGGGGCGCGATGCGTCGAGCATACGAAAACCCTGGCAAGCGACTGAAGGCGGCCGCCATCAAAGTGATGCCGGCGTGGCGCTGCCACGCTGAACTGCGCGGGATATCCAGGAGCGCGGCCTTCCTGTACGCATCTGCCTACCCGTCCGGCCTGCTATCGCCGCGAGTCGAGGTCCGCAGCGGCCAGCGCCCACCGGGTCTGGTGAGCGGTCTTCAGCGGGCGGGGGCGAGGCGGCGGTTGCGGGCGCCGAGCAGGCGGCAGGCGAGGTAGATCAGGAACGAGATCGTGGTGACGAAGGTCGAGACGGGGACACCCGGCGCCAGCGACAGCAGGATGCCGCCCACCGCGGCCACTTCCGCGAACACCACCGCGAGCACCGTTGCCCGGACCGGGTTCGCGGTGAGCTGCGCCGCCGCGGCGGCCGGGGTGATCAGCAGGGCGAGAACGAGCAGCGCGCCGACGATCTGTACCCCGAAGGCCGCCGTGATGCCCAGCAGCACGGCGAACACGATGGACAGCGCCCGCACCGGAACCCCGCGCGCCACCGCCACCTCCGGATCGGAGCTGGCGAACAGCAGCGGCCGGTAGACGAACGCGAGCACCGCGATCACTCCGGCGGTGCAGACCGCGAGCAGGCCGATGCCGTTGTTGCCGACGCTGACCACCTGTCCGGTGAGCAGCGAGAACTTCGAGCCCGCGCGATCGGGGCCGAGCCACAGGAACAGCACCGAGAGCCCCAGCCCGAACGAGAGCACCACCGCGATCACCGAATCGCGTTCGCGTGCCCGGGTACCGAGCAGCCCGAACAACACCGCGGCGACGACCGACCCCGCGATGGCGCCGACACCGACCCCGATACCGGCCAGCAGCGCCGCAGCGGCGCCGGTCAGGGATAGCTCGCTGGTGCCGTGCACCGCGAACGACATCTGCCTGCTGATGATCAGCGGACCGATCACCCCCGACAGCAATCCGAGCAGGGCCGCGGCGAGCAGCGCCTGCTGGACGAACCCGTAGGAAAGCAGGTTCGCCGTGGTACCGAAATCCAGCATCTTGTCGAGGACGCCGGAGAGCTTGTCGGTCACGAACGCACTCCGCTCTGATCCGGGTCAGCGGCCGGCCGGGCCGGGCCGCCTCCATCGCCGTCCACGGTGGCGGCCGGCTCCACGGAAGGTCGTCGGGCCGGGGCAGCGCCGTTGGTGTCCGACGACTCGCTCGAAGCGGAAGCGGTCGTTGCCGGGCCGGCGGAGGATGTACTGTTCACCGGCGCATCGCCCGTTGCCGCGGTTACCTCCGGCGTGGCGACGCCGTGTGCGAATTCGTCGCCCGCCGGTCCGTGGCAGTGGCCGCCCGCCGTGCCGAGCGCGTCCATGGTGTCGCCGGTGCCGACGACCACCAGACGCCCGCGTACCCGCAGGACGTCCACCTCGGTGCGGTACAGCTGCGACAGCACCGCGGAGGTCATCACCTCCTCCGGCGTCCCGATCCGGAACCGGCCGTCGACCAGGTACAGCACGCGATCCACCAGGGGCAGAACCGGATTGATCTCGTGCGTCACGAAGAGCACCGCGGTGTCGTGGGTGCGCCTGCGGCGATCGATCAGTTCGGCGACCAGCCGCTGGTTGGCCAGATCCAGGCTGAGCAACGGCTCGTCGCACAACAGCACCTTCGGATCGCCGACCAGCGCCTGCGCCACCCGCAGGCGCTGCTGCTCGCCGCCGGACATGGATTCCAATGGCGCGTAGGCGAAATGTTCCGCACCGACGTCGGCGATGGCAGCGGCCACCTTGCGCTTGCGCTCGGCTCGGTAGCGTAGTCCGAGCCCCCAGCGATGCCCGTCGACCCCGAGCCCGACGAGATCGACGCCGCGCAACTGCACTCCGGCGTCGATCGTCTTCTGTTGCGGCACATAGCCGATGTCGGGATTGCCCGCGCGCGCGGGCGAGCCCGCGATCCGGGCAGTGCCGGAACTCAAACCGAGTTGACCCAGCAAAACCTTCAGCAGGGAGGTCTTACCCGACCCGTTCGGGCCGAGAACCGCGACGAACTCCCCGCGGGCGACAGTGAGATCCAATCCGTCCCACAAGGTTCGGTCGCCGAACGACAACCGCGCCGACTCCAGCCGCACCGCGGCCGAGTCGTCGCCGATGCCCGACCGCCGCCGTTGCGCCCGGTCGGTGTGCTCGGTCAGCGCCGCTGGCTCGGTCATCCGCTCAGGCCAACGCGGCGGCCAAGGCCTGCGCGTTCTTCGTCTGCCACTGAATGTAATCCTCACCCTCGGGCAGGGTCTCGGTCACCTCGACGACGGCGATGCCCGCGTTCTGCGCGGTGTTCCGCAGGTCTTTGGTGATCTTGTCCTCGGTCTGCACGTTGTAGATCAATGCGCGGACGCGCTTGCCGGTGAGCAGGTCCTGGGTCGCCGCGACGGCCGCGGGCGCCGGGTCGGTCTCCTGCTCGATGGCTTCCTGGAACTCGTGCGGCGTCAGATCGTCCGCCGCGGCGGCGGCCAAGAGGTAGTGCGCGAGGGGTTCGGTCTGCAGCACCGGCGTTTTCGGATGCTCGGCGGCGAGTTTGCCGGTGATGGCGGTGACCGCGGCGAGACGGCCCTTGAACGTCGTCGCACGCTCGGTGTAGGCCGCGGCCTTGTCCGGGTCCAGTTCGCCGAGCTGAGCGGCGATGCGGTCGGCGACCACATCCACGGTGCGCACGTCGTACCAGATGTGCTCGTTCTCGTCGCTCTGGTCCACGCGCAGGGAGTAGGCGTCCACCGTGCGCTTGTTCGTGCCCGCCACCGCCTTCTCGGCGAATTCGTCGTAGCCGCCGCCGTTGTAGACCACCAGATCGGCGTCGCTCAGTTCGGCCGACTCGACAGCGGAGGTCTCGTGTGAGTGCGGATCGGCGTTCGGATCGGTGATCAGCGACCGGACGGTGGCGTCGGGACCCGCGATGGCGGCGGCGATGTCACCCCATACGTCGGTGGAGGTGACGACGACCGGCTGGTCGGAGTCGGTGGAGTCGCCACACGCGGCGATTGTCGCTACGGAGGCCAACCCCACGGCGATGCCTACACACTTCATGGCGAATCTGGTCTTCACGTGGGGTACTCCTGGCAGTCCGGCAGATCAAAATGGAAATCGTTCCCGTTTAACTCTAGCAAATCCGGTCCGGCGGTAGGAGGTAACGCCCACGTGGAACGCGAAAACCAAGGGCCCGTGGACGATTCCTCGTTCGCGGGCCCTCGGTGAGCTCGAGACTTCAGACCAGCGCGGCCTCCACCGGCTGTCCGAGCAGCTGCGCGCAGCGCAACAGGCCGAGATGGCTGTAGGCCTGGGGATGGTTACCGAGCGAACGTTCGGCGACCGGGTCGTACTCTTCGCTCAGCAGCCCCGTCGGCCCCGCGACGTCGACCAGCTGGGCGAACAGCGCCTCGGCGTCCGAGCGCTTCCCGATCAGCAGGTACGCCTCGACCAGCCAGGCCGCGCACAGGTGGAATCCGCCCTCGCCGCCGGGCAAGCCGTCGTCGTGGTGATAGCGGTACACGGTCGAGCCGCTGCGCAGCTCGGCCTCGGTCGCCACGACGGTCGCCGCGAAGCGCGGGTCGGAGGGGTCGATCAGGCCGCTCAGCCCGATGTGCAGCGTGGCCGCGTCGAGGTCGGTGCCGTCGTAGGCCGCGGTGTAGGACTGCACGTCGTCGTTCCAGCCCTTCGCCTTCACCTCGTCGGCGATGGTGTCGCGCAGCACCGGCCAGGCCGGATCGGCCTCGCGATCGAACTTCTGCGCCAGGGTCAGCGCACGATCGACGGTCAGCCAGCCCATCACCTTCGAGTACACGTGGTGGCGGGGGTTGCCGCGGATCTCCCAGATGCCGTGGTCGGGCTCCTGCCAGCGCCGCTGGACCGCCGAGACCATGGCGCACACCAGCTCCCAGTCGGCATCGGGCAGCACGTGCGCGGGATCGGTGACGCCCCGCAGCTCCCTGGCGTGCGCCAGGGTGGCGATGAGATCCACGATCGGGCCGAAGACGTCCAACTGCACCTGCATGTTGGCCGCGTTGCCGACGCGGACCGGACGCGAGCCCGCGTAGCCGGGCAACTGGTCGATCGAGGCCTCCGGCGGCAGCGTCTCGCCGTACAGCGTGTACAGCGGGTGCAGGCGCTCGGGGCCGGGCAACGTCTCCAGTACCCGGTGCACCCAGCCGAGGTAATCCTCGGCCTCGGTGAGGGAGCCGAGCGAGACCAGCGCCTGGGCGGTCAACGCGGCGTCGCGCAGCCAGCAATAGCGGTAGTCCCAGTTGCGCACGCCGCCGATGTCCTCGGGCAGCGAGGTGGTGGCGGCCGCGAGGATCGAACCGGAGGGCGCGTGCACGAGGCCGCGCAGGGTCAGCGCGGAGCGCTTCATCAGGTCGGGCTTCAGCGGCGGCAGCGTGAGCGTCGAGGCCCACTCCGACCAGTACCGCTCGGCCTCCCGGCGCCGCTGGGCCTCGCTGGTCTCGGCGGGTTCGAGGTCGAAGGTGCCACAGCGCAATTCGAGCACGACCGGGCCTTTGGAGGGGTCGACCACGGCACGTGCCGACTCGTGGGTCCCGTCGGAGACGATCTCCCATCGCACGCCGGGGGAGCGCAGCACGATCGGATCGTTGGTGCCGTACACGCGCAGTCCGCCCTCCTGCGCTTCGAGGTTCACCGGCACCTGGCCGAACTCCGGCCGGGGCGCGAAGGTGACCACGGCCTTCGCGTCGCCGGTGATCACCCGGGTGAGGTCGGTACGCGTGGGCGCGACGTCGTGCGGCAGGTAGTCGGTGACTTGCAGACTGGCCCAGCGCGTTTCGACGGTCATCGTGCCGTCGACGTAGCGCTGCGAGAGCGGCAGCCCCGGCCGCTCGGGCTCGATGGTGAAGTGACCGCCCTGCGGGCCGCCGAGCAGGTGCGCGAACACCGCGGCGGAGTCCGGCTCCGGGTGGCAGAACCAGGTCACCGTGGCGTCCGGGGTGAGCAGCGCGACCGAGCGCGGGCTGGCCAGCATGGTCAGCCGCTCGATACGCGGCGCGCTCGCGCCCGCCAGCCAGGTCCGGCGCTCCTCCAGCAGGTAGGCCAGCGCCCAGGCCACGGCCTCGGTGCTGTCCACCCGGAACTTGGCCAGGCTCTCGCCGTCGCCGACCTTGATGCCGACGTCCGGGCCCGCGAGCACCCGGAACGCCTTCTCGTCGGTGACGTCGTCACCGAAGAACACCGCGGCCGAGGCCCCCGCCTGATGCCGGACGGTGTCCAGTGCGGTGCCCTTGTCGGTCTGCACCACGGCCAGTTCGATGACGGCCTTGCCCTCGGTGACCTGCACGCCGAACCAGCACGCCGGACCGAGCCGGACCTGCGACAGCGCCCGATGACCGATCTCCGGGCTGGCGTTGCGCACGTGCAACGCCACACTGGCAGGCTTGATCTCGACGGTGACGCCCGGGTTGTCCGCGGCGATCTGGTTCAGCGCCGTCTGCACCTCTCTGAGCAGGTGCTTGGCGTCGTTGTCGATCGCGTGTACGAAGCCGACGTCGAATTCCGAGCCGTGGCTGCCGATCAATTGCACTTCGACCGGCAACCGCGACAGCGCCGCGAGATCTCGCAGCGCGCGGCCGGAGATCACGGCGGCAGTGGTCCCGGTCAGGCCGGCGAGGGCTCGTAACGCGCTCACCGATTCCCGATGGGGGAAGGCTTTGGCCGGATCGGACACGATGGGCGCGAGTGTCCCGTCGTAATCCGATGCGACCAGCAGCCGTGGCACGCGCGCGACCGTCGACAGTGCACGGCGAAGTTCCAGTGGCAGATCCTGTGCGCTCACGCATCCAACCTAGTGATCGGAGGAGTTTTTTCAGGGGGCGGGCAAAACAATACTGTGTTGAATTTGCCGCACAGCAGCGCGCCGGTCCGCGTGCGCACGATAACGCAGGTGCTGAACCGGTGTCCGGTGGATCTGCCCAGCTAACGGCGACGGGATCCGAGCGGGTGAGCTTCGTCGCAGTACAGCGGCCGTTCGAACCCGGCATGGTGGCCGGGCGTCGAATTGCTCGCCGTGCGCTGAATTGCCCGCCGTGCGCTGGGGGATCCCGATCGAGCTTACTGGTTGCGTTCGCCGAGCAGGAGGTCGACGGTCAGTTCCAGGCGTTCGGTGACGTCGGTGGCCGAGGCGCGCCGGGTCAGCCAGGCGACGAGATTCGACAGCCACACATCGCTGATCACGCGCGCGATGGCCAGTTGGCGTTCGGTGGGCTCCCCATCGTTCATGGCTCGCGCGAAGACGCGGTCCATCACCTTGCCGACGCGGTCGACCTCGGCGGCGGCGGAGGCGTCGGCGAACATGAACGCCCGGGTCATGGCCTCGGTCAGCAGCGGGTCGCGCTGCATCATCCGGGTGATCTGGGTGAGCAGCAGGTGCATGCGCTCCTGCGGGGACTGCCCGGCAAGCGGCTTGCGTTTGCCCTCGATCTGCTCGAATTCCCGCGACAGCGCCGAGACCAGCAGGTGCACCTTCGACGGGAAGTAGCGGTACAGCGTGCCGACCGCGACATCGGCGCGTTCGGCGACCGCGCGCATCTGCACCGCGTCGTAACCGCCCTTGGACGCCAGCGCCAAGGTCGCGTCCAGGATCCGCTTGCGCCGCTCGCGCTGCGCCGCCGAACTCAGTTCGTCCTCGGAGAGCGTGGTGACCGTAGCGGCGGGCCGCGCCGCGCTCGGGTCGGCTGGCTGCGATCGGGACGGACTGGCCATTGATGAAAGTCCTTTCCGGAAACGTCGTTTCGTCGGCTGTGTGCGCGGTCGCACCGCGGCGGTGATGGTCTCTTGACTTCCGCCCGGCTAGGATATTAGAACATGTTCTAGGTGTGGGAGTCACGCCGGAAAGGCGGTATGGAGTGTGACCATCGCCACCACTGACGAGCATAAAGCCGTTCAGGAGTCGATGCGCGGGTGGGCCGCTTCGGCCCGTCCGATTGCAACAATGCGGACCGGCGCGGCCGACTTCTGGCGCGGCTACTGGCCCGCGCTGGCCGAGATCGGGATCTTCCGGGTCGCGGTGGCCGAGGAGGCGGGCGGCGCGGGCGGATCGGTTGCCGATCTCGCCGTGCTGATGGAGCAGGCGGCGCACGACCTGGTCGGCGGCCCCGTGCTGGCAACGGCTCTGGTCAATCTGATCACGGCGGGCCGGCTCGCCGAGGACATGCCGTGCGGTGTCGCGCTCGACTTCGTCGTCGGATCGACGGTGAGCGTACCCGCCGCAAGCGACGGCGTGTTGCTCACGGGTACCTGGGATTCCGTCCTCGGCGCCGCGCCCGGCACTGCCGTCCTGCTGCCGGTCGACCACCCGCACGGGCAGCGCTGGTGCCTGGTGCCACCCGACGCCGACGGCCTGCGGGTGGAGGCGCTCACGCCGCTGGACCCGAGCACTCCGCTGGCGCGGGTGCACTGCGCCGACCTGCGGGTGCCCGCCGAACAGGTGTTCACCGCGCCGCACGACGCCGGGGATCTGCTCGTCGCGCTGGTCGCCGCCGAACTGGCCGGGCTCGCGGGCTGGTGCCTGGAGACCGCGGTCGACTACGCCAAGGTGCGCGAGCAGTTCGGCCGTAAGATCGGCTCGTTCCAGGCGGTCAAGCACATCTGCGCCTGGATGCTTTGCCGCACCGAACTCATCCGCGCCGTAGCCGCCGACACCGCGGCCGCCGTGGACGACGGTGGCGCGGAACTGCCGATCGCCGCCGCCATCGCGGCCGCGATCGCCTTGGACGCCGCGGTCGAGACCGCCAAGGACTGCATCCAGGTGCTCGGCGGCATCGGCTTCACCTGGGAGCACGACGCGCACCTGTATCTGCGCAGGGCGACCGCGCTGCGTCAACTGCTCGGCGGCTCGGCGCGCTGGCGGGCCCGGGTCACCGAGCTGACCCGTCAGGGTTCGCGGCGCACCACCGGGGCCGACCGGGTCTTCGCCGAAGGCGCCGTCCCCGGCGCGGGCTCGGCCGTGGCGGGAGGGGGCGCGCGCGAACTGGCCGCCGAGGTCGCGCGGATCGCGGCTCTGCCCGCACAGCGGCAGCGCGACGCACTGGTCGAGGCGGGTCTGGTCATGCCGCATTGGCCGCGGCCGTACGGGCGCGCCGCGGACCCGATGACCGGTCTGGTGATCTCCGAGGAACTGCGCCGCGCCGGGCTCACGGCGCCGGACCTGGCCATCGGCGGCTGGGCGATTCCCACGCTGTTGGGACACGGAACGCCGGAACAGATCGAACGCTTCGCGTGGCCGACCTTGCGCGGCGAGGTGGTGTGGTGCCAGCTGTTCAGTGAACCCGAGGCGGGCTCCGACCTCGCCGCGCTGCGGACCAGCGCGAAAAAGGTGGACGGCGGCTGGGTGCTGCGCGGACAGAAGGTGTGGACGTCACTGGGCGACAAGGCGAATTGGGCGATTTGCCTGGCGCGCACCGATCCGGATGCGCCCAGGCATAGGGGCATCACCTATTTCTTGGTCGACATGCACGCCGCCGGACTCGAAGTCCGCCCACTGGTGCAGATCACCGGTGAGGCGCGTTTCAGCGAGGTTTTCCTCGACGACGTGTTCGTGCCGGACGATTGTGTGGTCGGCGCATTGAACAATGGATGGCAGATCGCCCGCTCGACCCTGGCGACCGAGCGGGTCGCGATGGGTGGCAACGGCATCGGTCCGGTGCTCGAAGAGCTGATCGCGAAATCGCCCGCCACGGGACCGGGCACGGAATTGGTGAACGACCGGCTCGGCGGATTCGTCGCCGAGGCCGTCGCCGGACTTCTGCTGGAACAACGCGCGGCAGTGAAGTTGCTTGCCGGGGGAGACCCGGGCGCACAGAGTAGTGTTCGCAAATTGGTCGGGGTGCGCCACCGCCAAGCGGTCGCGGAATTCGCTGTCGAGACGACAGGGCCTTCCGGCGCGCAGGATACCGAAGTGGTGAAGGAATTCCTGCTCACGCGCTGTCTATCGATCGCTGGTGGAACCGAACAGATTTTGCTCACCGTGGCCGGTGAGCGAATTCTCGGGCTGCCTCGTGACGCGAACAGCTAGTCGCCGACAACCGGGAGAAAACGTGGATTTCACCAGGGACGAGGGCCAGGACGCGGTCGCCGAGGTCGTCGTGAGCTTGCTGGAGCGAGAACCCGCTCGCGATATGGAGCTGTGGCCGAGATTGGTCGACTCCGGACTGCTCGTCGTCGCGGTACCCGAGCGGCACGGCGGCGACGACATGGGGCTACTCGAAGTATCGGCGTTACTGACCGAGCTGGCGACCGACGCGGTCGCGGTTCCCGCTCTCGCGACACTCGGGTTCGGCGTGCTGCCGATGGTGGCGAGTGCGCCGGAGAGCGCGATAGCGCGAGTGCTGCCCGAGGTCGCCAAGGGAACCGTGCTCACGGCAGCGCTGAGCGAACCCGCTGCGCCTTTCACCGTCAAGCCGGAGACCATCGCTGTCACCAGCGGGAACACCGTGCGTATCAGCGGGCACAAAGTGGCCGTGCCCTACGCCGAGGAGGCGAGCTGGCTGCTCGTGCCGACCAGTTCCGGCATCGCCCTGGTCGACGCGCAGGCCGAAGGGCTCACCCTGACGCCCACGCCGGTCTCCGGTGGCATCCCCGAAT
Encoded here:
- a CDS encoding acyl-CoA/acyl-ACP dehydrogenase — its product is MDFTRDEGQDAVAEVVVSLLEREPARDMELWPRLVDSGLLVVAVPERHGGDDMGLLEVSALLTELATDAVAVPALATLGFGVLPMVASAPESAIARVLPEVAKGTVLTAALSEPAAPFTVKPETIAVTSGNTVRISGHKVAVPYAEEASWLLVPTSSGIALVDAQAEGLTLTPTPVSGGIPECTVRLDQVEIPAEQHWSTGLADLHRLALASIGSVADGLLKGAITLTAEHLRTRHQFGRPLAQFQAVAQQIADLYVVSRTLHVAAVSANWALAQDDSSQEHRDRTDDDLEILAYTVTAELPAAMQKCHHLHGGLGVDVTHPMHRYYSQAKDLARWLGGASLRLDRLGARCSST
- a CDS encoding zinc ABC transporter substrate-binding protein: MKCVGIAVGLASVATIAACGDSTDSDQPVVVTSTDVWGDIAAAIAGPDATVRSLITDPNADPHSHETSAVESAELSDADLVVYNGGGYDEFAEKAVAGTNKRTVDAYSLRVDQSDENEHIWYDVRTVDVVADRIAAQLGELDPDKAAAYTERATTFKGRLAAVTAITGKLAAEHPKTPVLQTEPLAHYLLAAAAADDLTPHEFQEAIEQETDPAPAAVAATQDLLTGKRVRALIYNVQTEDKITKDLRNTAQNAGIAVVEVTETLPEGEDYIQWQTKNAQALAAALA
- the kstR gene encoding cholesterol catabolism transcriptional regulator KstR yields the protein MASPSRSQPADPSAARPAATVTTLSEDELSSAAQRERRKRILDATLALASKGGYDAVQMRAVAERADVAVGTLYRYFPSKVHLLVSALSREFEQIEGKRKPLAGQSPQERMHLLLTQITRMMQRDPLLTEAMTRAFMFADASAAAEVDRVGKVMDRVFARAMNDGEPTERQLAIARVISDVWLSNLVAWLTRRASATDVTERLELTVDLLLGERNQ
- the otsB gene encoding trehalose-phosphatase; the protein is MSAQDLPLELRRALSTVARVPRLLVASDYDGTLAPIVSDPAKAFPHRESVSALRALAGLTGTTAAVISGRALRDLAALSRLPVEVQLIGSHGSEFDVGFVHAIDNDAKHLLREVQTALNQIAADNPGVTVEIKPASVALHVRNASPEIGHRALSQVRLGPACWFGVQVTEGKAVIELAVVQTDKGTALDTVRHQAGASAAVFFGDDVTDEKAFRVLAGPDVGIKVGDGESLAKFRVDSTEAVAWALAYLLEERRTWLAGASAPRIERLTMLASPRSVALLTPDATVTWFCHPEPDSAAVFAHLLGGPQGGHFTIEPERPGLPLSQRYVDGTMTVETRWASLQVTDYLPHDVAPTRTDLTRVITGDAKAVVTFAPRPEFGQVPVNLEAQEGGLRVYGTNDPIVLRSPGVRWEIVSDGTHESARAVVDPSKGPVVLELRCGTFDLEPAETSEAQRRREAERYWSEWASTLTLPPLKPDLMKRSALTLRGLVHAPSGSILAAATTSLPEDIGGVRNWDYRYCWLRDAALTAQALVSLGSLTEAEDYLGWVHRVLETLPGPERLHPLYTLYGETLPPEASIDQLPGYAGSRPVRVGNAANMQVQLDVFGPIVDLIATLAHARELRGVTDPAHVLPDADWELVCAMVSAVQRRWQEPDHGIWEIRGNPRHHVYSKVMGWLTVDRALTLAQKFDREADPAWPVLRDTIADEVKAKGWNDDVQSYTAAYDGTDLDAATLHIGLSGLIDPSDPRFAATVVATEAELRSGSTVYRYHHDDGLPGGEGGFHLCAAWLVEAYLLIGKRSDAEALFAQLVDVAGPTGLLSEEYDPVAERSLGNHPQAYSHLGLLRCAQLLGQPVEAALV
- a CDS encoding metal ABC transporter permease yields the protein MTDKLSGVLDKMLDFGTTANLLSYGFVQQALLAAALLGLLSGVIGPLIISRQMSFAVHGTSELSLTGAAAALLAGIGVGVGAIAGSVVAAVLFGLLGTRARERDSVIAVVLSFGLGLSVLFLWLGPDRAGSKFSLLTGQVVSVGNNGIGLLAVCTAGVIAVLAFVYRPLLFASSDPEVAVARGVPVRALSIVFAVLLGITAAFGVQIVGALLVLALLITPAAAAAQLTANPVRATVLAVVFAEVAAVGGILLSLAPGVPVSTFVTTISFLIYLACRLLGARNRRLAPAR
- a CDS encoding acyl-CoA dehydrogenase family protein, coding for MTIATTDEHKAVQESMRGWAASARPIATMRTGAADFWRGYWPALAEIGIFRVAVAEEAGGAGGSVADLAVLMEQAAHDLVGGPVLATALVNLITAGRLAEDMPCGVALDFVVGSTVSVPAASDGVLLTGTWDSVLGAAPGTAVLLPVDHPHGQRWCLVPPDADGLRVEALTPLDPSTPLARVHCADLRVPAEQVFTAPHDAGDLLVALVAAELAGLAGWCLETAVDYAKVREQFGRKIGSFQAVKHICAWMLCRTELIRAVAADTAAAVDDGGAELPIAAAIAAAIALDAAVETAKDCIQVLGGIGFTWEHDAHLYLRRATALRQLLGGSARWRARVTELTRQGSRRTTGADRVFAEGAVPGAGSAVAGGGARELAAEVARIAALPAQRQRDALVEAGLVMPHWPRPYGRAADPMTGLVISEELRRAGLTAPDLAIGGWAIPTLLGHGTPEQIERFAWPTLRGEVVWCQLFSEPEAGSDLAALRTSAKKVDGGWVLRGQKVWTSLGDKANWAICLARTDPDAPRHRGITYFLVDMHAAGLEVRPLVQITGEARFSEVFLDDVFVPDDCVVGALNNGWQIARSTLATERVAMGGNGIGPVLEELIAKSPATGPGTELVNDRLGGFVAEAVAGLLLEQRAAVKLLAGGDPGAQSSVRKLVGVRHRQAVAEFAVETTGPSGAQDTEVVKEFLLTRCLSIAGGTEQILLTVAGERILGLPRDANS